Proteins encoded in a region of the Orcinus orca chromosome X, mOrcOrc1.1, whole genome shotgun sequence genome:
- the MSL3 gene encoding male-specific lethal 3 homolog isoform X2: protein MSASEGMKFKFHSGEKVLCFEPDPTKARVLYDAKIVDVIVGKDEKGRKIPEYLIHFNGWNRRRSTGRKRKRCRLPGVDSVLKSLPAEEKDENVENSISSSSDDSSEEKDEEISEESDIEEKTEVKEEPELHAKKEMEERTITIEIPEVLKKKLEDDCYYINRRKRLVKLPCQTNIITILESYVKHFAINAAFSANERPRHHHAMPHANMNVHYIPAEKNVDLCKEMVDGLRITFDYTLPLVLLYPYEQVQYKKVTSSKFFLPIKESTTNTNRNPEELSPSPPLLNPSTPQSAESQPTTGEPATPKRRKAEPEALQSLRRSTRHSANCDRLSESSASPQPKRRQQDASASMPKLFLHLEKKTPVHSRSSSPVPLTPSKEGSAVFAGFEGRRTNEINEVLSWKLVPDSYPPGDQPPPPSYIYGAQHLLRLFVKLPEILGKMSFSEKNLKALLKHFDLFLRFLAEYHDDFFPESAYVAACEAHYSTKNPRAIY, encoded by the exons ATGAGCGCGAGCGAGGGCATGAAATTTAAATTCCACTCAGGGGAGAAAGTGCTGTGCTTCGAGCCTGACCCCACCAAGGCGCGAGTGCTGTACGATGCCAAG ATTGTCGATGTTATTGTTGGGAAAGACGAAAAAGGCAGAAAGATCCCAGAATATCTGATCCATTTTAATGGTTGGAACAGAAG GAGAAgcacaggaagaaagaggaagcgCTGCAGGTTGCCTGGTGTGGACTCTGTCTTAAAAAGCCTCCCTgctgaagaaaaagatgaaaatgttgAAAACT CAATAAGCAGTTCCTCTGATGACAGTAGTGAAGAAAAGGATGAAGAAATAAGTGAAGAAAGTGATATTGAAGAAAAGACTGAAGTG AAGGAAGAACCGGAGCTGCAtgcaaaaaaggaaatggaagaaagaacaatAACTATAGAAATCCCTGAAGTTCTGAAGAAGAAGCTTGAGGACGATTGTTACTATATCAACAGGAGGAAACGG TTAGTGAAACTTCCATGCCAGACCAACATCATAACTATTTTGGAATCATACGTGAAGCATTTTGCTATCAATGCAGCCTTTTCAGCCAATGAGAGGCCTCGCCACCATCACGCTATGCCACATGCCAACATGAATGTGCATTATATCCCAGCAGAAAAGAA CGTTGACCTTTGTAAGGAGATGGTGGATGGATTAAGAATAACCTTTGATTACACTCTCCCATTGGTTTTGCTTTATCCATATGAACAAGTTCAGTATAAAAAGGTGACTTCGTCCAAATTTTTTCTTCCGATTAAGGAAAGTACCACAAACACTAATAG GAACCCAGAGGAGCTCTCTCCAAGCCCACCTTTGTTGAATCCATCCACACCACAGTCCGCAGAGAGTCAGCCAACCACAGGCGAGCCAGCCACCCCCAAAAGGCGCAAAGCCGAGCCGGAAGCCTTGCAGTCTCTGAGGCGGTCCACACGCCACTCCGCTAATTGCGACCGGCTGTCGGAGAGCAGCGCCTCGCCTCAGCCCAAGCGCCGGCAGCAGGACGCGTCTGCCAGCATGCCCAAGTTGTTCCTGCACCTGGAAAAGA AGACACCCGTTCATAGCAGATCATCCTCACCCGTTCCTCTGACCCCTAGCAAGGAAGGGAGTGCGGtgtttgctggctttgaaggcagAAGAACTAATGAAATAAATGAG GTCCTCTCCTGGAAACTTGTACCCGACAGTTACCCGCCAGGTGACCAGCCACCTCCACCCTCTTACATTTATGGGGCGCAACACTTGCTGCGATTGTTCG tgAAACTTCCAGAAATCCTTGGAAAGATGTCCTTTTCTGAGAAGAATCTGAAGGCTTTACTGAAGCACTTTGATCTCTTTCTGAG gttTTTAGCAGAATACCATGATGACTTTTTCCCAGAGTCTGCCTATGTTGCTGCCTGTGAGGCGCACTACAGCACGAAGAACCCCAGGGCGATTTATTAA
- the MSL3 gene encoding male-specific lethal 3 homolog isoform X1: MSASEGMKFKFHSGEKVLCFEPDPTKARVLYDAKIVDVIVGKDEKGRKIPEYLIHFNGWNRSWDRWAAEDHVLRDTDENRRLQRKLARKAVARLRSTGRKRKRCRLPGVDSVLKSLPAEEKDENVENSISSSSDDSSEEKDEEISEESDIEEKTEVKEEPELHAKKEMEERTITIEIPEVLKKKLEDDCYYINRRKRLVKLPCQTNIITILESYVKHFAINAAFSANERPRHHHAMPHANMNVHYIPAEKNVDLCKEMVDGLRITFDYTLPLVLLYPYEQVQYKKVTSSKFFLPIKESTTNTNRNPEELSPSPPLLNPSTPQSAESQPTTGEPATPKRRKAEPEALQSLRRSTRHSANCDRLSESSASPQPKRRQQDASASMPKLFLHLEKKTPVHSRSSSPVPLTPSKEGSAVFAGFEGRRTNEINEVLSWKLVPDSYPPGDQPPPPSYIYGAQHLLRLFVKLPEILGKMSFSEKNLKALLKHFDLFLRFLAEYHDDFFPESAYVAACEAHYSTKNPRAIY, encoded by the exons ATGAGCGCGAGCGAGGGCATGAAATTTAAATTCCACTCAGGGGAGAAAGTGCTGTGCTTCGAGCCTGACCCCACCAAGGCGCGAGTGCTGTACGATGCCAAG ATTGTCGATGTTATTGTTGGGAAAGACGAAAAAGGCAGAAAGATCCCAGAATATCTGATCCATTTTAATGGTTGGAACAGAAG CTGGGATAGATGGGCAGCTGAAGATCATGTCCTTCGTGACACCGATGAAAATCGGAGATTACAGCGTAAATTGGCAAGGAAAGCTGTAGCTCGCCT GAGAAgcacaggaagaaagaggaagcgCTGCAGGTTGCCTGGTGTGGACTCTGTCTTAAAAAGCCTCCCTgctgaagaaaaagatgaaaatgttgAAAACT CAATAAGCAGTTCCTCTGATGACAGTAGTGAAGAAAAGGATGAAGAAATAAGTGAAGAAAGTGATATTGAAGAAAAGACTGAAGTG AAGGAAGAACCGGAGCTGCAtgcaaaaaaggaaatggaagaaagaacaatAACTATAGAAATCCCTGAAGTTCTGAAGAAGAAGCTTGAGGACGATTGTTACTATATCAACAGGAGGAAACGG TTAGTGAAACTTCCATGCCAGACCAACATCATAACTATTTTGGAATCATACGTGAAGCATTTTGCTATCAATGCAGCCTTTTCAGCCAATGAGAGGCCTCGCCACCATCACGCTATGCCACATGCCAACATGAATGTGCATTATATCCCAGCAGAAAAGAA CGTTGACCTTTGTAAGGAGATGGTGGATGGATTAAGAATAACCTTTGATTACACTCTCCCATTGGTTTTGCTTTATCCATATGAACAAGTTCAGTATAAAAAGGTGACTTCGTCCAAATTTTTTCTTCCGATTAAGGAAAGTACCACAAACACTAATAG GAACCCAGAGGAGCTCTCTCCAAGCCCACCTTTGTTGAATCCATCCACACCACAGTCCGCAGAGAGTCAGCCAACCACAGGCGAGCCAGCCACCCCCAAAAGGCGCAAAGCCGAGCCGGAAGCCTTGCAGTCTCTGAGGCGGTCCACACGCCACTCCGCTAATTGCGACCGGCTGTCGGAGAGCAGCGCCTCGCCTCAGCCCAAGCGCCGGCAGCAGGACGCGTCTGCCAGCATGCCCAAGTTGTTCCTGCACCTGGAAAAGA AGACACCCGTTCATAGCAGATCATCCTCACCCGTTCCTCTGACCCCTAGCAAGGAAGGGAGTGCGGtgtttgctggctttgaaggcagAAGAACTAATGAAATAAATGAG GTCCTCTCCTGGAAACTTGTACCCGACAGTTACCCGCCAGGTGACCAGCCACCTCCACCCTCTTACATTTATGGGGCGCAACACTTGCTGCGATTGTTCG tgAAACTTCCAGAAATCCTTGGAAAGATGTCCTTTTCTGAGAAGAATCTGAAGGCTTTACTGAAGCACTTTGATCTCTTTCTGAG gttTTTAGCAGAATACCATGATGACTTTTTCCCAGAGTCTGCCTATGTTGCTGCCTGTGAGGCGCACTACAGCACGAAGAACCCCAGGGCGATTTATTAA
- the MSL3 gene encoding male-specific lethal 3 homolog isoform X3: MEERTITIEIPEVLKKKLEDDCYYINRRKRLVKLPCQTNIITILESYVKHFAINAAFSANERPRHHHAMPHANMNVHYIPAEKNVDLCKEMVDGLRITFDYTLPLVLLYPYEQVQYKKVTSSKFFLPIKESTTNTNRNPEELSPSPPLLNPSTPQSAESQPTTGEPATPKRRKAEPEALQSLRRSTRHSANCDRLSESSASPQPKRRQQDASASMPKLFLHLEKKTPVHSRSSSPVPLTPSKEGSAVFAGFEGRRTNEINEVLSWKLVPDSYPPGDQPPPPSYIYGAQHLLRLFVKLPEILGKMSFSEKNLKALLKHFDLFLRFLAEYHDDFFPESAYVAACEAHYSTKNPRAIY, encoded by the exons atggaagaaagaacaatAACTATAGAAATCCCTGAAGTTCTGAAGAAGAAGCTTGAGGACGATTGTTACTATATCAACAGGAGGAAACGG TTAGTGAAACTTCCATGCCAGACCAACATCATAACTATTTTGGAATCATACGTGAAGCATTTTGCTATCAATGCAGCCTTTTCAGCCAATGAGAGGCCTCGCCACCATCACGCTATGCCACATGCCAACATGAATGTGCATTATATCCCAGCAGAAAAGAA CGTTGACCTTTGTAAGGAGATGGTGGATGGATTAAGAATAACCTTTGATTACACTCTCCCATTGGTTTTGCTTTATCCATATGAACAAGTTCAGTATAAAAAGGTGACTTCGTCCAAATTTTTTCTTCCGATTAAGGAAAGTACCACAAACACTAATAG GAACCCAGAGGAGCTCTCTCCAAGCCCACCTTTGTTGAATCCATCCACACCACAGTCCGCAGAGAGTCAGCCAACCACAGGCGAGCCAGCCACCCCCAAAAGGCGCAAAGCCGAGCCGGAAGCCTTGCAGTCTCTGAGGCGGTCCACACGCCACTCCGCTAATTGCGACCGGCTGTCGGAGAGCAGCGCCTCGCCTCAGCCCAAGCGCCGGCAGCAGGACGCGTCTGCCAGCATGCCCAAGTTGTTCCTGCACCTGGAAAAGA AGACACCCGTTCATAGCAGATCATCCTCACCCGTTCCTCTGACCCCTAGCAAGGAAGGGAGTGCGGtgtttgctggctttgaaggcagAAGAACTAATGAAATAAATGAG GTCCTCTCCTGGAAACTTGTACCCGACAGTTACCCGCCAGGTGACCAGCCACCTCCACCCTCTTACATTTATGGGGCGCAACACTTGCTGCGATTGTTCG tgAAACTTCCAGAAATCCTTGGAAAGATGTCCTTTTCTGAGAAGAATCTGAAGGCTTTACTGAAGCACTTTGATCTCTTTCTGAG gttTTTAGCAGAATACCATGATGACTTTTTCCCAGAGTCTGCCTATGTTGCTGCCTGTGAGGCGCACTACAGCACGAAGAACCCCAGGGCGATTTATTAA